Proteins from a single region of Chryseobacterium sp. T16E-39:
- a CDS encoding T9SS type A sorting domain-containing protein, giving the protein MKKLYLSAFTLCIGLGLSAQDIVWEKNIESSTQDFLSQVTTTIDGQYLITGSAIQSGSQKKEAGSNTKQNNGYDFHLVKLNQQGDQVWEKYFAGSNHDYLSATVATQEGGFLVSGTSYSGKSLDKKDDSKGGSDIWLIRLNEFGDELWQKTLGTSADEEARSVIQTTDLGFFVAGNVQNAVKGYGSKDVLIIKLDKNGKEISQLVLGGRGLDEVEKMIPTKDGGALLGIYSRSSGFRVSGSEDQSSTPETSNRVSRYPKTTNNEGEGDYWIVKLSKDGKVEWEKNFGGKGDDHLRTLALTSTGYIIGGESRSERSGNKTVGIEEGTDLWLISLNEKGDEQWQKSYNFKNRDVLMGMSVIASGDDKTSKGILLGGYTQAEGRIETDDETFWMLYLNQDGNEQWRKHVSGDSRRREERLSDIKLNRDGSIILAGTSAEELGKENWKIIKLGDKQLDQLIEKHDIKIYPNPVSDYAYVEIGFDFKDADITLYDMGGRQLQNIKTKNKVTKINTQSLIQGAYLVSIKTDTNKTANAKLIKK; this is encoded by the coding sequence ATGAAAAAACTCTACTTGAGTGCATTTACTTTATGCATAGGCTTAGGTCTCTCAGCTCAAGATATAGTGTGGGAGAAAAACATTGAATCCAGTACTCAGGATTTTCTAAGCCAGGTTACAACAACAATCGATGGACAGTATTTAATTACTGGGAGTGCTATACAATCTGGAAGCCAGAAGAAAGAAGCTGGAAGTAATACCAAGCAAAATAATGGGTATGATTTTCATTTGGTGAAACTGAATCAGCAAGGAGATCAGGTTTGGGAAAAGTACTTTGCGGGAAGTAATCACGACTATTTATCTGCTACTGTAGCTACACAGGAAGGGGGCTTTTTAGTTTCAGGGACATCTTACTCTGGGAAATCTTTAGATAAAAAAGATGATTCCAAAGGAGGATCAGACATTTGGCTCATTAGACTTAATGAGTTTGGAGATGAATTATGGCAAAAAACTTTAGGTACAAGTGCTGATGAAGAAGCAAGATCAGTTATTCAAACAACGGATCTCGGATTCTTTGTGGCTGGAAATGTGCAAAATGCTGTTAAAGGTTATGGTTCAAAAGATGTTTTAATTATAAAGCTTGATAAAAACGGAAAAGAAATTTCACAATTGGTTTTAGGTGGCAGAGGATTAGACGAGGTTGAAAAAATGATTCCAACGAAGGACGGGGGAGCATTATTAGGAATTTATTCGAGAAGTTCCGGGTTTCGGGTTTCGGGTTCCGAAGATCAAAGCTCAACTCCAGAAACCTCGAACCGCGTATCTCGCTATCCCAAAACCACTAATAATGAAGGCGAAGGTGATTATTGGATCGTAAAACTCAGCAAAGATGGAAAAGTAGAATGGGAAAAGAATTTTGGGGGTAAAGGAGATGATCATTTGAGAACCCTGGCTTTGACTTCAACTGGTTACATTATTGGCGGTGAATCCAGATCAGAAAGATCAGGAAACAAGACCGTTGGAATTGAAGAAGGTACAGATCTTTGGCTGATCTCCTTAAACGAAAAAGGCGATGAGCAATGGCAGAAATCGTACAATTTCAAAAACAGAGATGTTTTGATGGGAATGAGTGTTATTGCTTCTGGTGATGATAAAACTTCTAAAGGAATATTATTAGGAGGTTATACTCAAGCAGAAGGAAGGATAGAAACCGATGATGAAACTTTTTGGATGTTGTACCTGAATCAGGATGGTAACGAACAGTGGAGAAAACATGTGAGTGGAGACTCGAGACGAAGAGAAGAGAGACTTTCTGATATAAAATTAAATAGAGATGGTTCTATTATTCTAGCGGGAACTAGTGCAGAGGAATTAGGAAAAGAAAATTGGAAAATTATCAAGTTAGGAGATAAACAATTGGATCAGTTGATCGAGAAACATGATATCAAGATTTATCCGAACCCGGTATCAGATTATGCTTATGTTGAAATAGGTTTTGATTTCAAAGACGCTGATATTACCCTTTACGATATGGGAGGAAGGCAGTTGCAAAATATAAAAACAAAAAATAAAGTTACGAAGATCAATACTCAATCATTAATCCAAGGAGCTTATCTAGTATCCATAAAAACAGACACTAATAAAACGGCTAACGCTAAATTAATCAAGAAATAA